The Tolypothrix sp. NIES-4075 DNA window TAAACTGTACTCAACCCAAGCATTGCGCGTAGGGTAAGAGTAACGAAAACGAGACTACCGACAATTAACCCGAAAACAGCGATCGCAGTCACTGGGTTTTTAAACAACGGCGCTAATGGTTCAAACGTGTTCAGCAATACGCCTAAGAGGGTAGTAATAAAGTAGCGGAAGTAACGTAAGATATTATCCCAGAATCCGTCAAACATTTGAATTTATACTCCTTTATTATAATTCAGATGTCCATATTACCTTTTTTATTATACTTTATTCTAATATGTCTTGATTTTGTCGCAACACACTAATATAAAATATAATTCCTCAGTCAGATAGTGCAACTTTTTATCTGATTATACCAATTGATAATGTTAACTGAAAATCCCCATAAAACTTATTATTGTCCATTCCTCAAATGGGCAGGCGGAAAAACTAGATTAATTCCCAAGCATATTCGTAGTTTATTACCCGATATTGATAACATTAAACGTTACTATGAACCGTTTGTAGGCAGTGGTGCTTTGTTTTTTTATTTAGCGAATTCACCTTCATCTATAAAAACGTCATATCTCAGTGATATTAATAAAGAATTAATTAATACATATAAATGTATTCAATACCAAGTTGATGATGTAATTTTACTGCTAAAAGAACATGAAAAGCTGCACAACGAATCTGCAAATATTTACAAAATAAATATGCATAAAAACTATAATAGCAAACATAAAAACTTGTATTATTACGATATTAGAGATAAAAATTATGATACAGACGTTCAAAGAGCGGCTCGTTTTATCTATCTTAATAGAACTTGCTTTAACGGTCTTTATAGGGTGAATTCAAGAGGTAAATTTAATGTACCGTTAGGTAGATACGAAAATCCTAAAATTTGTCAAGAAGATTTACTTCGAGACGCTTCCGAAGCCCTTTTTGGTGCTGAAATACAACAAGCAGATTTTACAGAAGTGCTAAATCATGCAAACAGCGTTAATGATTTTGTTTACTTTGACCCACCATATTATCCTATTAGTAAAACTAGCTATTTTACAGCCTATAGTGAACATTCTTTTCATGAAATTAAAGATCGTGAAAAAGATCAAGAAAAATTGAGAGATACTTGTGTACAACTAGCAAATCGGGGTGTTAAAGTTATGGTATCTAACTCTTATTGTGAGTTTATTAAAGATATTTACAGCGAAGTTGGTTTTAAAATACACACAATACAAGCAACACGCTCAATTAACTCTAACACGGAAAATCGCGGGAGAATTTCAGAGTATTTAATAACGTCTTATTAAAAATTTTTGTTTGCCCAGGCAATGAATCTATCTATACTATGGACTGCTAATAAATTTTGATTATAATCAACTTGTTTTTTAAGCCAGTTCAGTGCTTTTGGTCTCATTCCTTCACCTCCCATTACTAGGATAGTTTGTGTTGGGTAACATTCTTTAATATTTTGGTTTAAATAAACAAACTTTTCATCAACCGAACCACCACTTTCTTGCCATTTACATTCAATAATTAAGCCAAATGGGAACTTGTCTGAGTCAATGATGTAGAAGTCAACATAAACTTCAGTTTCATAGATTCCTGTTCCAATGTAAACACTCCTAGCATAGCGTTTTGGAAATAATATAGAGTTTAATATGTATTCTTTTTGCTGCGACTTCGGAACATTAGGACATACTTCATAATACCCATGTCCCCGTAATGTTCCTTCTACAGTCTTTTCTAAAACTTCACCAACCTTGTTTGCCTTTGCGCCTTGATTCATAGCTATCCTGAGTTTTTCTGGAAAAAATCCTGTTTATTCTAGGATTCCACGAAAGCAGCAGAAAATTATCAGTTACTTAATATGAATTTTCGATTGGCTTGGAAAAGACTGGTTTTATAAATAGAAAGTAGAAGTAAAATGGTAAATTTGTACTAATTAAATACAAATGTATTAATATTTTTGACGAATAAAGGATAATTAAGCTGATAGGAATTTAATTTATTTAAGCCTTGATATCATTTCACATTTTACAAATATAACAAATCGCCCAATACTTAAATTCCCTCCTTTATGGGGAGGGAAGATAAGGAAGATTAATTGAAGTGAAGGTTAGATAAAACATCTAGAATAAATGCTTACAAAATTAGGATAAAGCTTAGAAAATGCTGATATTATTTAATATCATCTCAGCTACTAAGACTTTAACCAGCCTGGGCTTCAGAGTTATTGTTACGAATAGCCCATGCAAGTTCTAGAAGTTGAGTCCAGCGCTTTTGCAGTTGTTTAGGAGTGCATTTAATTGCTTTGGCGATCGCCTGATCGCTATGTTTTGCGCTTTTCATCTGCAAGATTTGCTGTTGCTGCGGTGAAAGTTGATTCAAAAAGGTTTCCCACTGCTGCGAAGATAGTCCCAACTTGTGATCCAAACCAGCACCCAACCATTGATGTACTAATTGCCAATGGTGTTGTTTGGAAAACTTTTCCACATGATATTTAAAACGCTGTTGCAAATAATCACGCTGACGACTAGTTAAACCGAGAATAGAGTCAATTTCTGGTGCTGACAAATCTTGAAGTTTCAAGGTGAGATAATCAACGCAGTCAGATTGACCTTGAGATTCTAGATATTTCATCAACTCAGCAATAACGCGATCGCGCTCAGATTCTTCAGCTGGATCGAAACTAGCTTGAGCAAGCATCTGCGATCGCACTTGTTGCACTGCCGAGTTACGCTGATAAGATTCTCCTTCTTCACCCTTAGCAGATTCCACCGCCATTTCAATATCAACCGTAGTTTCCTGTGGCTGACGACGGGCAAAACCTTGGGCACGCAGTATAATCAATTGCTGATTGGCACCACCTGGTAAATTAATCCGGCGTTTGGCATACTGCTCTGTAAACGCCATGTATTCTGCTAACTCCAACTGAGTGCGGGGAGTGTAATTTTCTGGTAATTCATTTTCCCGCCGAAAAGCTTTGATCGCTTCGATGTAAAATGCTTGTAAGAAATCTTCAATCAGATTGTAACGAGCCTCAAATTTTAACTCGCCGCTCGCTGTCGCAATGTGTCGGTAAACAATTGCACCTAAATGGCTATGTAATTCTACGCGCCCTTGCTTGGAACCCAACTGATAGTAACGCAGGCATTTTTGCAGCCGATGCCTTGCTAATGTTAGCTGCCAAGACTTTACTTCCCCAGAACTTTGGATGCGATAGCTCTTATCGCAAATGCGCTCTACTTCTTTGACGATGCGTTTGACTACAGATTCTACGCTTGCAGGTGTAGCTTTCACAGCCGCTTGCATTTCCTTACATAGCAGCTTTATCAAAGCATCGGCGTTGCTTGCTGACAATTCTTCGCTCGTAACGTAGCTGTCTAAAGATGGCTCAGAAATTGGTAGATTGGCGAGGTTAAATTTCATGACTTTTCCTAGGAGGGGTATAGCACCGTAACTTCAAGCAGACACAGCATTTAAAGCAAGTGCTTCATAATTCGCCGCAAGCGCTGCTCACATATATGACTGTAAAAAATTTATAAAAGTTACGGGGATGCCGGTGTGTCGGTTTTTTCATCAGCAACCGGATAGCGACTGGCACAAGGCTATGTGCCATTGCCTAAAATCGGTTAT harbors:
- a CDS encoding PD-(D/E)XK nuclease superfamily protein — protein: MNQGAKANKVGEVLEKTVEGTLRGHGYYEVCPNVPKSQQKEYILNSILFPKRYARSVYIGTGIYETEVYVDFYIIDSDKFPFGLIIECKWQESGGSVDEKFVYLNQNIKECYPTQTILVMGGEGMRPKALNWLKKQVDYNQNLLAVHSIDRFIAWANKNF
- a CDS encoding DNA adenine methylase, with translation MLTENPHKTYYCPFLKWAGGKTRLIPKHIRSLLPDIDNIKRYYEPFVGSGALFFYLANSPSSIKTSYLSDINKELINTYKCIQYQVDDVILLLKEHEKLHNESANIYKINMHKNYNSKHKNLYYYDIRDKNYDTDVQRAARFIYLNRTCFNGLYRVNSRGKFNVPLGRYENPKICQEDLLRDASEALFGAEIQQADFTEVLNHANSVNDFVYFDPPYYPISKTSYFTAYSEHSFHEIKDREKDQEKLRDTCVQLANRGVKVMVSNSYCEFIKDIYSEVGFKIHTIQATRSINSNTENRGRISEYLITSY
- a CDS encoding DUF751 family protein, producing the protein MFDGFWDNILRYFRYFITTLLGVLLNTFEPLAPLFKNPVTAIAVFGLIVGSLVFVTLTLRAMLGLSTV
- a CDS encoding HetZ-related protein, coding for MKFNLANLPISEPSLDSYVTSEELSASNADALIKLLCKEMQAAVKATPASVESVVKRIVKEVERICDKSYRIQSSGEVKSWQLTLARHRLQKCLRYYQLGSKQGRVELHSHLGAIVYRHIATASGELKFEARYNLIEDFLQAFYIEAIKAFRRENELPENYTPRTQLELAEYMAFTEQYAKRRINLPGGANQQLIILRAQGFARRQPQETTVDIEMAVESAKGEEGESYQRNSAVQQVRSQMLAQASFDPAEESERDRVIAELMKYLESQGQSDCVDYLTLKLQDLSAPEIDSILGLTSRQRDYLQQRFKYHVEKFSKQHHWQLVHQWLGAGLDHKLGLSSQQWETFLNQLSPQQQQILQMKSAKHSDQAIAKAIKCTPKQLQKRWTQLLELAWAIRNNNSEAQAG